In Borrelia coriaceae, a genomic segment contains:
- the bdr gene encoding Bdr family repetitive protein, whose amino-acid sequence MGLAQPIVTQQMVVAELTKAGIDRDIAIDLSYRYYRNELTYKDIEYLENTFNLKLEKVEANLKSDIKDLDNKIENVRSELKSDIKDLDNKIDSVESNLNVKIENVRSELKSDIKDLDNKIDSVESNLNVKIENVRSELKSDIKDLDNKIDNVRKDIEINKMEFKSTLRLHNWMFGTIITICLGILLTLIFK is encoded by the coding sequence ATGGGACTAGCCCAACCAATAGTTACGCAACAAATGGTAGTAGCAGAGCTTACTAAAGCAGGAATTGATAGAGATATTGCTATTGATTTATCTTATAGGTACTATAGGAATGAGTTAACGTATAAGGATATTGAGTATTTAGAAAATACTTTTAATCTTAAGCTAGAAAAAGTAGAGGCTAACTTAAAGTCAGATATAAAGGATTTAGATAATAAGATAGAGAATGTAAGGAGTGAATTAAAATCAGATATTAAAGACCTAGATAATAAGATAGATAGTGTAGAGAGTAATTTAAATGTAAAAATAGAGAATGTAAGGAGTGAATTAAAATCAGATATTAAAGACCTAGATAATAAGATAGATAGTGTAGAGAGTAATTTAAATGTAAAAATAGAGAATGTAAGGAGTGAATTAAAATCAGATATTAAAGATCTTGATAATAAAATAGATAATGTAAGAAAAGACATAGAAATTAATAAAATGGAGTTTAAAAGTACATTAAGGTTACACAATTGGATGTTTGGAACAATTATTACTATATGTCTAGGAATATTATTAACGTTAATATTTAAGTAG
- a CDS encoding type ISP restriction/modification enzyme: MKAFKKYLALNPQEILGYICVILSSNIYRTKFNEFLRTDFAKIIFVDSVKLFEKLSKLGMNLINAQLFRNLIDLDKSVGVHISKVNEKRIVEKVEYLKDKKELIYSDNCKFINVPFKVYEFSIGTYRVLKNYLRFRKGKRIK; this comes from the coding sequence GTGAAAGCGTTCAAAAAATATTTAGCTTTAAACCCACAAGAGATATTGGGATATATTTGTGTAATATTAAGTTCAAATATCTATAGAACAAAATTTAATGAGTTTTTAAGAACTGACTTTGCAAAAATCATTTTTGTAGATTCAGTGAAACTATTTGAAAAACTTAGTAAATTAGGAATGAATCTAATTAATGCACAATTATTTAGAAATTTAATTGATTTAGATAAGAGTGTTGGTGTTCATATATCAAAAGTCAATGAAAAACGTATTGTAGAAAAAGTTGAATACTTGAAAGACAAAAAAGAACTTATTTATAGTGATAATTGTAAATTTATAAATGTTCCTTTTAAGGTATATGAATTTAGTATTGGTACTTATAGGGTGCTTAAAAATTATCTTAGATTTAGAAAGGGAAAGAGAATTAAGTAA